A genomic region of Arachis hypogaea cultivar Tifrunner chromosome 5, arahy.Tifrunner.gnm2.J5K5, whole genome shotgun sequence contains the following coding sequences:
- the LOC112799805 gene encoding heavy metal-associated isoprenylated plant protein 47, translating into MQQKIVIEVTMENEKWRSKALKIASEEKGVTSVSVNGDNKLEVIGDNVNTVCLAKQLSKLFCPVTILSVEVLKPIKEKEKEKAKEKEVAPPPENPPRGDDDGCGSGGGDGNIPFIPGRYYPPCDRMVVVVCDSYNDCYEPGCTIF; encoded by the exons ATGCAGCAAAAAATAGTAATAGAGGTCACAATGGAGAATGAGAAATGGAGAAGCAAGGCTCTCAAAATTGCTTCAGAGGAAAAAG GCGTGACTTCGGTATCAGTGAATGGTGATAACAAATTGGAAGTGATTGGTGACAACGTGAACACGGTTTGCCTTGCTAAGCAGCTCAGCAAGTTGTTTTGCCCAGTTACAATCCTCTCTGTGGAAGTACTGAAAccaatcaaagaaaaagaaaaagaaaaagcaaaagaaaaagaagtagcaCCACCACCAGAAAACCCTCCTCGTGGTGATGATGACGGTTGTGGTTCCGGCGGCGGTGACGGCAACATCCCTTTTATACCGGGACGGTATTATCCACCGTGTGATCGGATGGTGGTTGTCGTCTGTGATTCATACAATGACTGTTATGAACCTGGTTGCACTATCTTCTGA